CCGCTCACGAATTTTCCGGTAAGAGTCCTTGGAGCGCATCCATTCGAGAAGGATATTGCCCAGGTCTTCCGGGCGCCGGAGCATCCGTGCGGCCTCCTTTTCTAGAAAATAGCGGACTGTGCAACGCTCCTGCGGCATCAGACCACCCAGCGAATCATAAATAACCGGGCAACCAAAGTGCAGGGCCTCCATGGTCGTGTTGGCTCCGCCCCGTGTAATCACGGTATCTGAAATTTGGAGGAACTGTGACATTCGTGAACTGTAGCCTTCAATGTGCATCTTCAGCTGGGGGTTCGACTTGGCCCAGTTCCTGACCCGGTCCAAAATCTTCCTGTTGCGGCCGCAGACCGCTATGACCTGGACCCGGTCAGCTTGTTTCAGGAGTTCCTTGAGAAAGCGCAGGTGATGGTTGGCACCGTATCCACCGGTGGCCAGGAAGACGGTGAACCGGTCCTGTTCCAGACCCAGCTGCTGGCGTAGTGAGATCCTTTCACCGGCGGAGAGACGCTTCTCAAATGCCTCCGGGGGAAGCAGTTTGTGGAAGATGCTTGTCCGCTCCTCCGGCATGCCGAGCTTCACAGCGGTTTGCTGGGCATCCTGAGTGCGGGCGATAAAGTGATCCGCGCGCGGGTTCACCCAGTTGCGGCTGTATCCATAACCGCCCGAAAATTCACCGCAGTAGGTCACACAGCGGACCGAATTACCGAGAACATTCCTGGCATCCTCGAAGTAGCCACGGTTTGTTGAATCGTGTACACTGAGGACAAGGTCCGGGTGGTAGGATTCCAACAAGCTCCGGTAGTATTTTCCGCCAAATGAAACGGTCCGGCTGTTGGAAAAGATGAACAGCTCAACAATGAAGAAATAGATGTTGTGGAGGAATGGGCAGTACTTGTGGATCAGGTTGTAGAACCAGACCCCGAATCGCCCCAGCAGGGAGGCGTTTTCAATGATCTGCTCAATGCGGACAGTAACAGCCTCGCCGTACAGTTGCTTGACCCAATTCTCAAAGGCCTTGG
This region of Oceanipulchritudo coccoides genomic DNA includes:
- a CDS encoding glycosyltransferase, with translation MRTRVLVLSSSTGSGHDMRAKAFENWVKQLYGEAVTVRIEQIIENASLLGRFGVWFYNLIHKYCPFLHNIYFFIVELFIFSNSRTVSFGGKYYRSLLESYHPDLVLSVHDSTNRGYFEDARNVLGNSVRCVTYCGEFSGGYGYSRNWVNPRADHFIARTQDAQQTAVKLGMPEERTSIFHKLLPPEAFEKRLSAGERISLRQQLGLEQDRFTVFLATGGYGANHHLRFLKELLKQADRVQVIAVCGRNRKILDRVRNWAKSNPQLKMHIEGYSSRMSQFLQISDTVITRGGANTTMEALHFGCPVIYDSLGGLMPQERCTVRYFLEKEAARMLRRPEDLGNILLEWMRSKDSYRKIRERLQGLHKEEDPRDLIRLILEDG